The stretch of DNA ACCCGGCGACACCGCCATGCCGGTCCCCCAGATGTCGCAGATGTAGCTCCGGTTCGCGAACTGGTCGACAAAGTAGGGCCAGCACAGGAACCGCACGCCGTTCCGCACCCCTTCCATGgtcgagttccacccgcagtgcgACACGAAGCACGCCACCGCACGGTGCGCCAAGACCTTCTGCTGGGGGCACCAGCTGACCACCGTGCCCGTGCCGGCGACGCGGTCCTTGAACTCGTCGAACCACGCCCTGCTCaggtcgccggcggtggtgaAGTCCGGGCGCACCACCCAGAGGAACGGGCGGCCCATGAGCTCCAGCCCCAGCGCGAGCTCCCTGAACTGGCGCGGGTCGAAGATGGCGAAGCTGCCGAACGCGACGTACACGACGGAGCCGTCGGGCTGCGCGTCGAGCCAACGCAGGCACCCCGTGTCCTCCGGCAGGAGCTGCCCCACGGGCTTCCGCAGCTCCGCGTCGGCGGACAGCGGGCCGACGGGCAGGATGGCGGGGAAGAGCTCGAacgccgcggcctcggcgtcgcGGAACGAGTTGCACACGACGACCTCGGCGTAGCGGCGCGCCGCCTGGGTGTTCCGGGACACCAGCTGGTAGCTCATTTCCTGTCCTTGGGCTGGGCCGTCGATGCTCCACGGCATCTGCGACGGGCAGAGCGGCGGCATCCCCGGGGTGAGCTCGAACGAACCGTGCCGCTTCGGGAAGCCTGCGTTTGTTATACACATTCGATTCGAAGTTCAGCAGCTCTAGTTTTTGCCACTGTTTTCGTTCGCTCGCAGGTTCTTTTGTACAAGACAGCTCGAGCAAGAAATCAGAAAAATGGATGGTGGTTCATGCGACCATACCCTTGTCGTCGAAGAAGCCGCCTTCTATCAGCTGGGGAACCTTGAAGAGCGTCGCGAGGCACGCCGCGGAGGCGGGGAAGACGGCGGCCACCCGGACACCGAGCTTCCTGGAGGCCTCGAAGCACATCCCCATGTTGACGTCGCCGACGAGCCACTTGACCTTGGTCTCCCTGAGGAGCCGCTCCACGTAGTCCGGGACGCACCGCGAGAGCGCGTCCACGAACCTGCGGAGGTCCCTGCGGTCGTCGCCGTCGGCCAGCCCGTCCGGGACGGACACCAGCCGGATCCCGTCCGGAagcgcggtgccgccgccgccggccgccgccggcgggcgcaGGGCGGCGAGCACGAGGGCGTGGATGGGCTCGGTGTTGACGAAGGTGACCCGGAAGCCGCGGTCGACGAGGCGGTGCGACAGCTCCATGAGCGGGGTGACGTGGCCCTGCGCCGGGAACGGCAGGACCATGACGTGAGGCGCCGCGTCgtccatgggcggcggcggcggcctagcTCGCTCCGATGCCCGTGACCTGTGCGGCGATGAGCTCGATCTGTGCGGCCGTGCCGTGCCAATCGGCGAGGTGCGAGGAGGCGGGCGAGTTGGGTTTGTTGATGTGAACATACACGGCGGTGCTGCGTGGGGGACGTCTAATTTACGGGCGCCCGGAAGAACGCCTGCGTGCGTACGGTCAATTTCCGACGGGACGTCTCACATGTCAGAGCGTGTCGAACCGTATTTTTTTGataaaaactttataaaaaaaCTTTTCAAGGAAAAAATTGAATAGATCGGAAcagaaaaaatttgaaaaagaaagtTTTTCCCTCATGGGCTGGAAAGTTTTTTCGACAATACTAAGTTGTACAGTATTTTTTCGATAtaaaaattttttggaaaaactTTTCAAGGAAAAAAATTGGAGAAAACGGAAAGCTTtgatgagaaaaaaattgaaaaagttttgagaaaaaaattgaaaaagttttgagaaaaaaattgaaggaAAAAATGTTTGCATCCCAAATGGAAGAAAATTGGAACAAAACCTTTTGCATCCAAaattcaaaacaaaaagaaaaaaagaaaaaaaaagccacTACTGGGGGCTCGGCGCCGCCCCGGGGCGAGCGACCGGGCAGGTCCCCGCCGCCGATGAGGGCGAGGCCGGGAGAGCGCGCTGCCGCGCTGCGCGCGGAGCTCACTCCGGAaacccgccgcgcgccgcctccgcctccgcccagcCGTGCCGCTCAGCTCCGCTCTTCCCCAGCTGCTGCGCCGCGAGCTCGTGCAGGGAAGGTTGTCGCCATTGCTTTGCCCGGGGAGCTCGCTGCCGCTGTAGCCTCCGCGATGGGCTTAGAGAGAGAAGTGATAGAGGGGCTGTGTTTCGATGCGAAAAGTGAAGCTGGAAAGTACTGTACTATTTTTATTTGTATgtagtaaatattgtcctactatgGGCTAACTAGGctaaaaaaattcatctcgcaacgtacatctaAATTGTGCAATAAGTTGTTTTGTTTActcacatttaatatttcatagatgcgttatttattatatttaatatttcgatatAATTTCGATGCGatggaaaatttgaaaaatttagAGAAACTAAACACAGTCAGGAAAGAGAGAGGCTGGTGGGAAGAAAAGGGAAGCGTGCGGAAAGTCGATCAATGGGCCGTAGAAATCACATTCACcccgttcggcaggctggagctggaggctgaagctggagttgtgtgagagaaaaacactgttgcctgactggtggctggaggctggaacTAGAGTTGTGTGAGAGGGAAATACTGTAGAAGCTGGAGGCTGTCCACCAGCCGAACGGGGTGATTGGGAGGAGTAAAAAGTGAGCGGCAGGTGTGGGGTCCACCCACGTGCGCTCTGTCGACCGCCAGGAGCGTAGCGCGCGGTCGTCCGCAAAACCAAGATAAGATTGGGTGCTGGGTCCTCTCCTTTTCGACATGATCGTCAATGTTACGTCTGACATCGTTGTCGTCGAGAGGGCGGACGAAATGGTGAATCCTCGGCGCTTGCGGGCGTCCGCACGCACGCGCCAATGCACCATGGCCGGTCGCTGTCTTAGGTACccatccattccaaattattgtTCGACGGTATTTTGTACATGCATGTACTTCAACGTGAGCGAATAAAATGAGCTCATGCATGTATGTAGTTTCAAAGAAGCAAGCAATATTAACATGCAATGCATCCTCTTGTTCTTTCCAAAAGTTACACGAGATCAAGACACTAGTGCCtccacatatgcaaccaatGATTAACATGGCCGGCCGCAGTTAATGTTAATGGACTGGATTTGTTAAGTCTTGGATTAATTAGTAAAGAATTAGCACTAATTGGCCTGGTGTATATGGGCTTTTATGTGACCACGCATGACCCATACATCAGCCCATGCAAGCATCGTGCGGTGGATACGAGCAGGCCTCCACAAATTGTTGCTTTCTCGAAGCTTCGGCATGCACAACCACGTGCGCCAGCCACATGTGGATGAGATCAAgctttcaaattttgaattggCGACCGCGCGGCGTGAAACTGGTCCGGGCGCTTGGCTCGGGCGCCGGCTCGCTCGGCAACAGATCAAAGGCCGCGCACGCCTGGACGCTCCTCTCCTGGCCTCTGCGTCCGGCCTATAAAAGAGAACCCCCAGTCTCTCACGAGGGAGGACAGACAGACACATCCACGATCCACATCCATCCGCATCCCGCCGCCATCTCCATCGCCGTGCTGCACTCTGCACTGCACCagttcgccggccggccggagttCGTGATCAGCGACGACACCTACTGCGCGGCCACCGTCTCCATCACgcacgcggcgccggcgagcgagtCCGAGGCCTGCGGCGGAGTCCCGACCTCGGCTTCACGGTGCCACACATCTgacgtcgccgccgtcgagcactTCGGCGTCGACCCATGGCTCCCATCCTTCTCGCCGGTAACTCAGGTTGAGATCGTTCTATTCATGTTATTCTTGTTCTTTGCATGTTTTCTTTCAGCACGCATGCACGAAAGAGTTTTGCACATCGTTGGCATCTCGTGGTCGCCATGAAGGAGATTATCGTCCCCTGCGGTGAACAGCCTGCCACGTCACGTCGCCGGCTGCTGGGATCGTCGCCGTATCGCTGCCGCGGCTCGATGGCGTCCAACTCGCCGTTGTGCAATTCGTCGTCGGAGCTCGTCCATGAAcagcccgcctcgccgccggtcgccgggaTCGTTGCCGTATCAACGTCACGGCTCTCGCCGTCATGCAGCCGGTCATGATATTGGAGCTCGTCCCTGAACAGCCCATGTTGCCGAGATGCATCTGTCAAGGATGTCACGATGCCTTGCATGCATCAACTGAAAAGCCGTTCTTGTACAAGTTCATATTAGAAGCCACAAGAGATCAACGTGAACACGGTTGCCTCCTCATCTTCGACGTTCGCGGAGAAAAGAGTGATGCCGATGTGTTCTGTCTTCGACTGGGCCGCAACTGCCGAGACCTCTCGTTTGCGTCGTGGGTTACACTCTGGCCGGATCTGCGCCTTTCAACACCCCTACGATTATTACTGAAGACACTTCTATTTGATTATGCCATCGTAACGTGTAACTGATCAAACTGAGCGCCACCATGCACTACATCAATAACTCTACTATTGTACATGCTGTTCGTGACTGGCGAGGCCAAACGGCACGGGCGAACGCCGTCGACGTTTCGACTGTGTTACCATCGCCCCATGGACTGACAAGGCCATGATAATGCTGCCGCACGTATTCATCCATAATCATCATCATGCATTGAGGACACAAAGTGAAGATCGACGAAGACGACCATTGCAGCTTAATCGGAGGTGTTCTGCGAACTGTCTCGCAGATGTAATTAACTGG from Panicum virgatum strain AP13 chromosome 9K, P.virgatum_v5, whole genome shotgun sequence encodes:
- the LOC120649712 gene encoding UDP-glycosyltransferase 83A1-like; its protein translation is MFTSTNPTRPPPRTSPIGTARPHRSSSSPHRSRASERARPPPPPMDDAAPHVMVLPFPAQGHVTPLMELSHRLVDRGFRVTFVNTEPIHALVLAALRPPAAAGGGGTALPDGIRLVSVPDGLADGDDRRDLRRFVDALSRCVPDYVERLLRETKVKWLVGDVNMGMCFEASRKLGVRVAAVFPASAACLATLFKVPQLIEGGFFDDKGFPKRHGSFELTPGMPPLCPSQMPWSIDGPAQGQEMSYQLVSRNTQAARRYAEVVVCNSFRDAEAAAFELFPAILPVGPLSADAELRKPVGQLLPEDTGCLRWLDAQPDGSVVYVAFGSFAIFDPRQFRELALGLELMGRPFLWVVRPDFTTAGDLSRAWFDEFKDRVAGTGTVVSWCPQQKVLAHRAVACFVSHCGWNSTMEGVRNGVRFLCWPYFVDQFANRSYICDIWGTGMAVSPGEDGIVTKEEVSGKVEKVIGDEGMAERARALKDAACKSLGEGGSSRENFNRLVDLLRE